One genomic window of Glycine max cultivar Williams 82 chromosome 16, Glycine_max_v4.0, whole genome shotgun sequence includes the following:
- the LOC106796585 gene encoding cold shock domain-containing protein 3, which yields MAEERFTGVVQWFNNGKGFGFIKPDDGGEDLFVHQSSIRSDGYRTLLEGDRVEFAIATGDNDKTKAVDVTGVDGAPLQPRASAANNRAGGSGFGARRNGGSGAACYQCGDFGHLARDCNRSSNTGGGGGGSGGGCFNCGGFGHLARDCVRGGGGNVGVGGGGGSGSCFRCGGFGHMARDCATGKGNIGGGSSGGGCFRCGEVGHLARDCGMEGGRYGDGGNSGGGGGGKSTCFNCGKPGHFARECVEASG from the coding sequence ATGGCGGAAGAGCGATTCACGGGCGTGGTGCAGTGGTTTAACAATGGCAAGGGCTTCGGCTTCATCAAGCCCGACGACGGCGGCGAGGATCTCTTCGTCCACCAGTCCTCCATCAGATCCGACGGCTACCGCACCCTCCTCGAGGGCGACCGCGTTGAGTTCGCCATCGCCACCGGAGACAACGACAAGACCAAGGCCGTCGACGTCACTGGCGTCGACGGCGCCCCTCTCCAGCCCCGCGCCTCTGCCGCCAACAACCGCGCCGGAGGATCCGGCTTCGGCGCCAGGCGCAATGGTGGCAGCGGCGCCGCGTGCTACCAGTGTGGTGATTTCGGCCACCTCGCAAGGGATTGCAACAGGAGCAGCAATACCGGCGGCGGTGGAGGCGGCAGTGGCGGTGGTTGTTTCAATTGCGGCGGGTTCGGCCACCTCGCGAGGGATTGCGTGCGCGGAGGAGGCGGCAATGTGGGTGTAGGCGGCGGTGGCGGGAGCGGATCTTGCTTTAGGTGTGGCGGATTTGGACACATGGCGAGGGATTGTGCCACCGGGAAGGGTAACATTGGCGGTGGGAGCAGCGGTGGCGGTTGTTTTCGGTGTGGGGAGGTTGGTCATTTGGCTAGGGATTGCGGCATGGAAGGAGGGAGATATGGCGATGGTGGTAACAGTGGTGGCGGCGGCGGTGGAAAAAGCACGTGCTTTAACTGTGGGAAGCCAGGGCATTTTGCAAGGGAATGTGTTGAAGCTTCAGGGTGA
- the LOC100809419 gene encoding pathogenesis-related thaumatin-like protein 3.5: MSASTHDQFAATLIFLFFSHFLRGSNSATFSIVNKCSYPVWPGILSGAGTAQLATTGFALQPGQSNAVAVPTAWSGRLWGRTLCSTDSAGKFSCVTGDCGSSAVECGGGGAVPPATLAEFTLNGAGGLDFYDVSVVDGYNLPMLVEARGGGNCTATGCAADLNGGCPAELKVKTVASGEGVACKSACEAFGDPRYCCSGRYATPETCKASSYSQLFKSACPRAYSYAYDDATSTYTCASADYRITFCPSTSKSSIKSGSGKFPVAVDISVGHAYADKSANVMLVAISAVLLTILWQQLN; encoded by the exons ATGAGTGCTTCAACTCATGACCAATTTGCTGCCACTCTGATCTTCCTATTTTTCTCTCACTTTCTAAGAG GGTCAAATTCAGCGACATTCAGCATCGTAAACAAGTGTAGCTACCCGGTTTGGCCGGGGATTTTATCCGGCGCCGGAACGGCGCAACTCGCCACCACCGGCTTCGCCCTGCAACCCGGCCAGTCCAACGCTGTCGCGGTCCCCACCGCCTGGTCTGGCCGCCTGTGGGGCCGGACCCTGTGCTCCACGGACTCCGCCGGAAAATTCTCCTGCGTCACCGGAGACTGCGGATCCTCCGCCGTGGAATGCGGCGGCGGAGGCGCCGTCCCACCGGCCACACTGGCGGAGTTCACCTTGAACGGCGCGGGGGGACTGGACTTCTACGACGTCAGCGTGGTGGACGGCTACAACCTCCCCATGCTGGTGGAGGCGCGCGGCGGCGGGAACTGCACAGCGACGGGGTGCGCGGCGGACTTGAATGGAGGGTGTCCGGCGGAGCTGAAGGTGAAGACGGTGGCGAGTGGTGAGGGCGTGGCGTGCAAGAGCGCGTGTGAAGCGTTCGGGGATCCGCGGTATTGTTGTAGCGGACGTTACGCGACGCCTGAGACATGCAAGGCGAGCTCGTACTCGCAGCTGTTCAAGAGCGCGTGCCCACGCGCTTATAGCTACGCCTACGATGATGCCACCAGCACCTACACTTGTGCCTCCGCGGATTACCGCATCACTTTCTGTCCCTCGACCTCCAAAAG TTCGATAAAGTCAGGGAGTGGGAAATTCCCAGTAGCAGTAGATATCTCAGTTGGCCATGCTTATGCTGACAAATCAGCCAATGTCATGCTAGTAGCTATTAGCGCTGTTTTATTAACAATATTGTGGCAACAACTCAATTAG